One segment of Rosa chinensis cultivar Old Blush chromosome 6, RchiOBHm-V2, whole genome shotgun sequence DNA contains the following:
- the LOC112170447 gene encoding uncharacterized protein LOC112170447 isoform X3 — MANIGLLTIWLNKKIVEPLLEILRKGAEPKLLAFSAALGFTIGLFPICGTTVIICGLAIASLGSHCHAPTVMVINLIATPIELSLMVPFLRFGEYVSGGPHFPLTSDALKKVLTLQASHEVLLSIAHALLGWLVAAPFIFAAVYILSLPLFKVLVHKFSTRPLSPKRSLSPTEGRLKD, encoded by the exons ATGGCAAATATTGGGCTGCTCACCATTTGGCTCAACAAGAAGATCGTCGAGCCTCTACTCGAAATCCTTCGCAA GGGTGCCGAGCCTAAGCTGTTGGCCTTCTCTGCAGCTCTTGGCTTCACCATTGGATTGTTTCCAATCTGTG GGACAACTGTGATTATCTGTGGGTTGGCTATTGCATCTCTTGGATCCCACTGCCATGCGCCAACTGTCATGGTGATTAATCTCATTGCTACACCAATCGAACTGAG TTTAATGGTACCGTTCCTGCGCTTTGGTGAATACGTCTCTGGTGGACCTCATTTTCCATTGACTTCTGATGCTTTGAAGAAAGTTTTAACCCTCCAAGCTTCGCATGAAGTCTTATTAAGTATTGCACATGCG TTGTTGGGATGGCTTGTTGCGGCTCCTTTTATTTTTGCCGCAGTGTATATACTCTCTTTACCATTGTTTAAGGTGTTGGTTCACAAGTTTAGCACGCGTCCTTTAAGCCCAAAGAGATCACTTTCACCAACAGAAGGCAGGCTTAAG GATTGA
- the LOC112170447 gene encoding uncharacterized protein LOC112170447 isoform X2, whose translation MANIGLLTIWLNKKIVEPLLEILRKGAEPKLLAFSAALGFTIGLFPICGTTVIICGLAIASLGSHCHAPTVMVINLIATPIELSLMVPFLRFGEYVSGGPHFPLTSDALKKVLTLQASHEVLLSIAHALLGWLVAAPFIFAAVYILSLPLFKVLVHKFSTRPLSPKRSLSPTEGRLKDDEKEI comes from the exons ATGGCAAATATTGGGCTGCTCACCATTTGGCTCAACAAGAAGATCGTCGAGCCTCTACTCGAAATCCTTCGCAA GGGTGCCGAGCCTAAGCTGTTGGCCTTCTCTGCAGCTCTTGGCTTCACCATTGGATTGTTTCCAATCTGTG GGACAACTGTGATTATCTGTGGGTTGGCTATTGCATCTCTTGGATCCCACTGCCATGCGCCAACTGTCATGGTGATTAATCTCATTGCTACACCAATCGAACTGAG TTTAATGGTACCGTTCCTGCGCTTTGGTGAATACGTCTCTGGTGGACCTCATTTTCCATTGACTTCTGATGCTTTGAAGAAAGTTTTAACCCTCCAAGCTTCGCATGAAGTCTTATTAAGTATTGCACATGCG TTGTTGGGATGGCTTGTTGCGGCTCCTTTTATTTTTGCCGCAGTGTATATACTCTCTTTACCATTGTTTAAGGTGTTGGTTCACAAGTTTAGCACGCGTCCTTTAAGCCCAAAGAGATCACTTTCACCAACAGAAGGCAGGCTTAAG GATGACGAAAAAGAAATTTGA
- the LOC112170447 gene encoding uncharacterized protein LOC112170447 isoform X1 gives MANIGLLTIWLNKKIVEPLLEILRKGAEPKLLAFSAALGFTIGLFPICGTTVIICGLAIASLGSHCHAPTVMVINLIATPIELSLMVPFLRFGEYVSGGPHFPLTSDALKKVLTLQASHEVLLSIAHALLGWLVAAPFIFAAVYILSLPLFKVLVHKFSTRPLSPKRSLSPTEGRLKSFLQEGRQETMEELEELLL, from the exons ATGGCAAATATTGGGCTGCTCACCATTTGGCTCAACAAGAAGATCGTCGAGCCTCTACTCGAAATCCTTCGCAA GGGTGCCGAGCCTAAGCTGTTGGCCTTCTCTGCAGCTCTTGGCTTCACCATTGGATTGTTTCCAATCTGTG GGACAACTGTGATTATCTGTGGGTTGGCTATTGCATCTCTTGGATCCCACTGCCATGCGCCAACTGTCATGGTGATTAATCTCATTGCTACACCAATCGAACTGAG TTTAATGGTACCGTTCCTGCGCTTTGGTGAATACGTCTCTGGTGGACCTCATTTTCCATTGACTTCTGATGCTTTGAAGAAAGTTTTAACCCTCCAAGCTTCGCATGAAGTCTTATTAAGTATTGCACATGCG TTGTTGGGATGGCTTGTTGCGGCTCCTTTTATTTTTGCCGCAGTGTATATACTCTCTTTACCATTGTTTAAGGTGTTGGTTCACAAGTTTAGCACGCGTCCTTTAAGCCCAAAGAGATCACTTTCACCAACAGAAGGCAGGCTTAAG AGCTTCTTGCAAGAGGGAAGGCAAGAGACAATGGAGGAGTTGGAAGAGCTTCTGTTATGA
- the LOC112170449 gene encoding peptidyl-prolyl cis-trans isomerase FKBP12, with the protein MGVEKEVLSAGTGPKPVPGQKVTVHCTGYGKNGDLNLKFWSTKDPGQQPFSFKIGQGSVIKGWDEGVLGMQVGEVARLRCSPDYAYGSGGFTAWGIRPNSVLVFEIEVLGLE; encoded by the exons ATGGGAGTGGAGAAGGAAGTTCTGAGCGCTGGAACTGGTCCCAAACCGGTGCCAGGTCAAAAGGTCACCGTTCACTGCACTGGTTATG GAAAAAATGGTGATCTCAATCTCAAGTTTTGGAG caCCAAGGACCCTGGGCAGCAGCCTTTCAGCTTCAAAATTGGCCAAGGCTCTGTTATAAAAG GGTGGGATGAAGGCGTCCTTGGAATGCAAGTTGGAGAAGTTGCTCGTCTGAGG TGCTCTCCAGACTATGCTTATGGATCTGGTGGATTTACTGCATGGGGGATACGACCTAATTCAGTGTTGGTTTTTGAGATTGAAGTCCTAGGCTTGGAGTGA
- the LOC112170446 gene encoding glycerophosphodiester phosphodiesterase GDPD4, which translates to MAISTRVGRRQSLHQQQRRFPIRFSSKRLFRTILISLAFIALVPPLFFIFKLKTFRLTQLRKCGWLNSPPLVCAHGGDSSSAFPNTMAAYHSALNSQVDCIEIDVSRSSDGVLLALHDRDLQRISGNNTSKVGHFSMKEIKHLGSVHQSAKFHDANIPTIEEALKLVSSSVRQVVLDVKVGPPSYEKGLARDVLAVIERIQCRNCVVWAKSDNLARDVIRLSSDVMVGYIVMIDQSTGARTNLLRMRDARVVGVYHPLIDEKLVRILHGRNKKVYAWTVDDAESMENMLFEQVDAIVTSKPRMLQALMQDTRRQCLEHGFSLSE; encoded by the exons ATGGCGATCTCAACGAGAGTGGGAAGGAGGCAATCCTTACATCAACAACAGCGGAGGTTTCCGATCAGGTTTTCTTCAAAGAGACTCTTCCGGACGATTCTCATCAGCCTCGCCTTCATCGCTCTCGTCCCTCcccttttcttcatcttcaagctcAAGACCTTTCGTCtc aCTCAGTTGCGAAAGTGTGGTTGGCTAAATAGTCCTCCTCTTGTATGTGCGCATGGCGGTGACTCAAGTTCCGCCTTTCCAAACACG ATGGCTGCATATCACTCTGCTCTTAATTCTCAAGTAGACTGCATTGAGATTGATGTTTCTCGTTCTTCAGATGGAGTTCTGCTTGCGCTTCATGACAG GGATTTGCAGCGGATATCTGGAAACAATACTTCGAAGGTTGGACACTTCAGCATGAAAGAG ATAAAACATCTTGGTTCGGTGCATCAATCTGCAAAGTTCCACGATGCAAATATTCCTACAATTGAAGAGGCTCTTAAG TTGGTATCAAGTTCAGTTAGGCAGGTGGTTTTAGATGTAAAAGTCGGGCCTCCATCGTATGAAAAAGGTCTTGCAAGGGATGTTCTTGCTGTT ATTGAGAGGATCCAGTGTAGGAATTGCGTTGTATGGGCCAAAAGCGACAATTTAGCAAGGGATGTGATCAGACTATCCTCAGATGTCATG GTGGGGTATATTGTTATGATTGATCAGTCAACCGGGGCTAGGACCAACTTACTGAGAATGAGAGATGCGCGTGTTGTTGGCGTTTACCATCCCTTGATTGATGAAAAGCTTGTGAGAATTCTGCATGG GAGAAATAAGAAGGTATATGCGTGGACTGTTGACGATGCGGAGTCCATGGAAAATATGTTGTTTGAGCAGGTCGATGCGATTGTCACAAGCAAACCGAGGATGCTTCAAGCTCTAATGCAAGATACCAGAAGACAGTGTCTTGAGCATGGTTTCTCATTATCAGAATAA
- the LOC112169500 gene encoding coiled-coil domain-containing protein 158, with protein sequence MEEYLQYMKTLRSQMNDVEDQAAKVSVEEQMQLTTIQTLDNDLNSAISETKRFMEDIEQMKNAKGQVCSRILERQRKILCLESDSSTLIQTLELIEQERINLAAKLIQKSTYYLKVSGDINAKLQQQQDWISGHQTTTELGEPGMVKDTIDEQRVDIQGKASIGDHLYMDDQDNDARKNLMAMVDSAKVKLDEILRMKSELIGENYKTKQAIEQLNCRENDFKPELRALDIKTLEDEYSALLSDKAGETEYLKSLQDQIDKIKGISHVLKCACGEEYKVELDSCV encoded by the exons atggaggAGTATCTGCAGTACATGAAGACATTGCGCTCTCAAATGAACG ATGTGGAGGATCAAGCAGCGAAGGTCTCAGTGGAGGAGCAAATGCAATTAACCACCATCCAGACCTTAGACAACGATCTCAATTCtg cAATATCCGAAACAAAACGATTCATGGAAGACATTGAGCAGATGAAGAATGCTAAGGGTCAAGTATGCTCACGGATCCTGGAAAGACAGAGAAAGATACTTTGTTTGGAGTCAGATTCATCCACCCTTATCCAG ACTCTGGAGCTTATTGAACAAGAAAGGATCAACTTGGCTGCCAAGCTTATTCAGAAGAG CACTTACTACTTGAAAGTGTCAGGTGATATCAATGCCAAATTGCAGCAACAACAG GATTGGATTAGTGGTCACCAGACTACTACAGAACTTGGAGAACCTGGAATG GTTAAGGATACAATTGATGAGCAAAGAGTTGATATTCAAG GCAAGGCTAGCATTGGTGACCACCTCTACATGGATGATCAG GACAATGATGCAAGAAAGAACCTAATGGCGATGGTTGACTCTGCTAAAGTCAAGCTTGATGAGATTCTACGAATGAAATCTGAACTTATCGGAGAGAATTACAAG ACGAAGCAGGCTATTGAGCAACTAAATTGCAGGGAAAATGATTTTAAG CCAGAGCTAAGGGCATTGGACATAAAGACCCTGGAGGACGAATACAGTGCCCTTTTATCAGATAAAGCTGGAGAAACTGAATACTTGAAGTCTCTGCAGGAccaaattgataaaataaag GGTATATCTCATGTGCTTAAATGTGCTTGCGGAGAGGAATACAAAGTGGAACTGGACTCTTGTGTATGA
- the LOC112169498 gene encoding probable sucrose-phosphate synthase 4 isoform X2, whose translation MAGNDWLNGYLEAILDAGINTRKTNDGKQKIAKFEEQVKEEKLFSPTKYFVEEVVSSFDESDLHRTWVKVVATRNTRERSNRLENMCWRIWHLARKKKQIAWDDARRLARRRLEREQGRHDAAEDLSELSEGEKEKGDTNFTEPPVKQIARINSEMRLWSEDDNKTRHLYIVLISMHGLVRGENMELGRDSDTGGQVKYVVELARALANTKGVYRVDLLTRQITSPEVDSSYGEPNEMLICPPDGSGSCGAYIVRLPCGPRDKYIPKESLWPHIPEFIDGALGHIVNMARALGDEVNGGKPTWPYVIHGHYADAGEVAAQLSGALNVPMVLTGHSLGRNKFEQLLKQGRLSREDINATYKIIKRIEAEELALDAAEMVVTSTRQEIEEQWGLYDGFDLKLERKLRVRRRRGVSCLGRYMPRMVVIPPGMDFSYVTVQDTEGDGDLKSLIGSDRAQSKRNLPPIWSEVMRFFTNPHKPTILALSRPDPKKNVTTLLKAFGECKPLRELANLALILGNRDDIEEMPNSSSVVLTTVLKLIDRYDLYGQVAYPKHHKQSDVPDIYRLAAKTKGVFINPALVEPFGLTIIEAAAYGLPVVATRNGGPVDILKALNNGLLVDPHDQKAIEEALLKLVADKNLWLECRKNGLKNIHRFSWPEHCRNYLSHVEHSRNRHPTTRLQIVPIPEEPMSDSLKDVEDLSLRFSVDGDFKHNSELDAATRQRELIEAITKMASSNSNAGATYCPGRRQRLFVIAVDCYDQNGDGTQTFQEIIMSVKKAASLGFGQGRVGFVLLTSSSLQETVKAFKGCQVSIEEFDAVVCKSGSEMYYPWRDLAADADFESHIEYRWPGENVRSMVPRLAILEGGAEDDITEYGGSSSSRCYSYNVKPGAKTRRIDDLRQRLRMRGFRCNLFYTRAASRLNVVPLFASRVQALRYLSVRWGTDLSKVVMFVGEKGDTDNEDLLAGLHKTLVLRGSVEYGSEKLLHSEDGFRRDDVVPQDSPNIALVESYQPHDISATLEALRIKGL comes from the exons ATGGCGGGAAACGACTGGTTAAACGGTTATCTCGAGGCGATTCTGGATGCAGGAATTAATACAAGGAAAACGAACGATGGGAAGCAGAAGATTGCCAAGTTTGAAGAGCAAGTCAAGGAGGAGAAGTTGTTTAGTCCCACAAAGTACTTCGTGGAAGAAGTAGTTAGCAGCTTTGATGAGTCTGACCTCCACAGGACGTGGGTTAAG GTAGTAGCTACAAGGAATACCCGTGAACGCAGCAATAGGCTTGAGAATATGTGCTGGCGCATTTGGCATCTCGCTCGTAAGAAGAAACAG ATAGCATGGGATGATGCTCGCAGACTTGCAAGACGACGTCTGGAGAGGGAGCAAGGCCGCCATGATGCTGCGGAGGACCTTTCAGAGCTGTCTGAAGGGGAGAAGGAAAAAGGTGACACCAATTTTACAGAACCGCCTGTCAAGCAAATTGCAAGAATCAACTCAGAAATGCGATTGTGGTCTGAGGATGACAACAAGACTAGGCATCTTTACATTGTCTTAATCAG TATGCATGGGTTGGTTCGTGGAGAAAACATGGAACTTGGAAGAGATTCTGATACAGGTGGTCAG GTGAAGTATGTAGTGGAACTTGCTCGTGCTCTGGCCAATACAAAAGGAGTCTATAGAGTTGATCTGTTAACAAGGCAAATCACTTCACCGGAGGTAGACTCCAGCTACGGTGAACCTAATGAGATGCTCATTTGCCCACCTGATGGCAGCGGGAGCTGTGGAGCCTACATTGTCCGCCTTCCATGTGGACCCCGCGACAA GTACATACCGAAAGAGTCACTATGGCCTCACATACCTGAATTTATTGACGGGGCTCTCGGCCACATTGTGAACATGGCAAGAGCTCTAGGCGATGAGGTCAATGGTGGGAAACCAACATGGCCTTATGTCATCCACGGCCACTATGCTGATGCAGGGGAGGTGGCTGCTCAGTTGTCTGGTGCCTTGAATGTGCCAATGGTGCTGACGGGGCATTCCCTAGGAAGAAACAAGTTTGAACAACTGCTCAAACAGGGGAGATTGTCGAGGGAGGACATCAATGCAACCTACAAGATTATAAAGAGGATCGAGGCTGAGGAGCTGGCTTTGGATGCTGCTGAAATGGTGGTGACTAGTACTAGGCAAGAGATTGAAGAGCAGTGGGGACTGTATGATGGGTTCGATCTCAAGTTGGAGAGGAAGCTCAGGGTTAGGAGACGCCGGGGAGTTAGTTGCCTTGGACGATACATGCCAAGAATGGTG GTTATACCGCCAGGCATGGACTTCAGCTATGTTACAGTGCAAGATACTGAAGGAGATGGAGATCTCAAATCCCTGATTGGTTCTGACAGAGCTCAAAGCAAAAGGAATCTCCCTCCAATATGGTCTGAG GTAATGCGATTTTTCACTAATCCTCACAAGCCCACTATACTTGCATTGTCTCGTCCTGACCCAAAGAAAAATGTCACTACATTGCTGAAGGCCTTTGGGGAATGCAAACCGCTTCGGGAGCTAGCCAACCTG GCACTGATACTTGGTAACAGAGATGACATTGAAGAAATGCCAAATAGCAGTTCGGTTGTTCTAACAACTGTGCTCAAGCTGATCGACAGGTATGATCTGTATGGTCAAGTGGCCTATCCTAAACATCACAAGCAATCAGATGTCCCTGACATATATCGTCTAGCTGCAAAAACAAAG GGAGTGTTTATCAACCCAGCTCTTGTGGAACCTTTCGGTCTCACCATTATAGAG GCAGCTGCTTATGGTTTACCAGTGGTTGCCACCAGAAACGGAGGACCTGTGGACATTCTGAAG GCACTAAACAATGGCCTCCTAGTTGACCCACATGACCAGAAGGCCATAGAAGAAGCACTGCTGAAGCTTGTTGCAGATAAAAACCTCTGGTTGGAATGCAGAAAGAATGGCCTGAAGAACATCCACCGCTTTTCATGGCCAGAACACTGCCGAAACTACCTCTCCCATGTTGAACACTCCCGAAACCGCCACCCTACCACCCGCCTTCAGATCGTACCAATTCCTGAAGAACCAATGAGTGACTCTCTAAAAGACGTGGAGGACCTTTCTTTGAGATTCTCTGTAGACGGAGATTTCAAGCATAATAGTGAGCTTGATGCAGCAACTAGACAGAGGGAACTCATTGAAGCTATAACCAAAATGGCTTCATCCAATAGCAATGCTGGTGCTACTTACTGTCCTGGTAGGAGGCAGAGGCTGTTTGTAATAGCCGTGGACTGTTATGACCAGAATGGAGATGGTACTCAGACGTTTCAGGAAATTATAATGAGTGTCAAGAAAGCAGCAAGCTTAGGATTTGGCCAGGGTCGTGTAGGCTTCGTATTGTTAACTAGTTCCAGCTTACAAGAAACCGTGAAGGCATTTAAAGGGTGCCAAGTAAGCATAGAAGAATTTGATGCGGTGGTCTGCAAAAGTGGCAGTGAAATGTATTACCCATGGAGAGATTTGGCAGCTGATGCAGATTTTGAAAGTCATATCGAGTACAGATGGCCTGGAGAGAATGTGAGGTCCATGGTGCCAAGGCTGGCCATTTTAGAAGGTGGGGCTGAGGATGACATCACGGAGTATGGAGGATCAAGTAGCTCAAGGTGCTACTCTTATAATGTGAAACCAGGAGCCAAG ACTCGGCGAATCGATGACCTGCGCCAAAGGCTGCGGATGCGAGGCTTCCGATGCAACCTTTTCTACACTCGTGCAGCATCAAGGTTAAATGTTGTACCACTCTTTGCATCAAGAGTACAAGCACTGAG ATATCTTTCGGTCAGGTGGGGAACTGATTTATCCAAAGTGGTTATGTTTGTGGGGGAAAAAGGAGATACAGATAATGAAGACCTGCTGGCTGGTCTCCATAAGACACTAGTTTTAAGAGGATCCGTTGAGTATGGCAGTGAGAAGCTTCTTCATAGTGAAGATGGTTTCAGAAGAGATGATGTAGTCCCACAAGATAGCCCCAACATTGCCCTTGTAGAGAGCTATCAACCCCACGATATCTCAGCCACTCTTGAAGCTCTTAGGATAAAGGGACTTTAG
- the LOC112169498 gene encoding probable sucrose-phosphate synthase 4 isoform X1: MAGNDWLNGYLEAILDAGINTRKTNDGKQKIAKFEEQVKEEKLFSPTKYFVEEVVSSFDESDLHRTWVKVVATRNTRERSNRLENMCWRIWHLARKKKQIAWDDARRLARRRLEREQGRHDAAEDLSELSEGEKEKGDTNFTEPPVKQIARINSEMRLWSEDDNKTRHLYIVLISMHGLVRGENMELGRDSDTGGQVKYVVELARALANTKGVYRVDLLTRQITSPEVDSSYGEPNEMLICPPDGSGSCGAYIVRLPCGPRDKYIPKESLWPHIPEFIDGALGHIVNMARALGDEVNGGKPTWPYVIHGHYADAGEVAAQLSGALNVPMVLTGHSLGRNKFEQLLKQGRLSREDINATYKIIKRIEAEELALDAAEMVVTSTRQEIEEQWGLYDGFDLKLERKLRVRRRRGVSCLGRYMPRMVVIPPGMDFSYVTVQDTEGDGDLKSLIGSDRAQSKRNLPPIWSEVMRFFTNPHKPTILALSRPDPKKNVTTLLKAFGECKPLRELANLALILGNRDDIEEMPNSSSVVLTTVLKLIDRYDLYGQVAYPKHHKQSDVPDIYRLAAKTKISKSDTLWGFLLKGVFINPALVEPFGLTIIEAAAYGLPVVATRNGGPVDILKALNNGLLVDPHDQKAIEEALLKLVADKNLWLECRKNGLKNIHRFSWPEHCRNYLSHVEHSRNRHPTTRLQIVPIPEEPMSDSLKDVEDLSLRFSVDGDFKHNSELDAATRQRELIEAITKMASSNSNAGATYCPGRRQRLFVIAVDCYDQNGDGTQTFQEIIMSVKKAASLGFGQGRVGFVLLTSSSLQETVKAFKGCQVSIEEFDAVVCKSGSEMYYPWRDLAADADFESHIEYRWPGENVRSMVPRLAILEGGAEDDITEYGGSSSSRCYSYNVKPGAKTRRIDDLRQRLRMRGFRCNLFYTRAASRLNVVPLFASRVQALRYLSVRWGTDLSKVVMFVGEKGDTDNEDLLAGLHKTLVLRGSVEYGSEKLLHSEDGFRRDDVVPQDSPNIALVESYQPHDISATLEALRIKGL; the protein is encoded by the exons ATGGCGGGAAACGACTGGTTAAACGGTTATCTCGAGGCGATTCTGGATGCAGGAATTAATACAAGGAAAACGAACGATGGGAAGCAGAAGATTGCCAAGTTTGAAGAGCAAGTCAAGGAGGAGAAGTTGTTTAGTCCCACAAAGTACTTCGTGGAAGAAGTAGTTAGCAGCTTTGATGAGTCTGACCTCCACAGGACGTGGGTTAAG GTAGTAGCTACAAGGAATACCCGTGAACGCAGCAATAGGCTTGAGAATATGTGCTGGCGCATTTGGCATCTCGCTCGTAAGAAGAAACAG ATAGCATGGGATGATGCTCGCAGACTTGCAAGACGACGTCTGGAGAGGGAGCAAGGCCGCCATGATGCTGCGGAGGACCTTTCAGAGCTGTCTGAAGGGGAGAAGGAAAAAGGTGACACCAATTTTACAGAACCGCCTGTCAAGCAAATTGCAAGAATCAACTCAGAAATGCGATTGTGGTCTGAGGATGACAACAAGACTAGGCATCTTTACATTGTCTTAATCAG TATGCATGGGTTGGTTCGTGGAGAAAACATGGAACTTGGAAGAGATTCTGATACAGGTGGTCAG GTGAAGTATGTAGTGGAACTTGCTCGTGCTCTGGCCAATACAAAAGGAGTCTATAGAGTTGATCTGTTAACAAGGCAAATCACTTCACCGGAGGTAGACTCCAGCTACGGTGAACCTAATGAGATGCTCATTTGCCCACCTGATGGCAGCGGGAGCTGTGGAGCCTACATTGTCCGCCTTCCATGTGGACCCCGCGACAA GTACATACCGAAAGAGTCACTATGGCCTCACATACCTGAATTTATTGACGGGGCTCTCGGCCACATTGTGAACATGGCAAGAGCTCTAGGCGATGAGGTCAATGGTGGGAAACCAACATGGCCTTATGTCATCCACGGCCACTATGCTGATGCAGGGGAGGTGGCTGCTCAGTTGTCTGGTGCCTTGAATGTGCCAATGGTGCTGACGGGGCATTCCCTAGGAAGAAACAAGTTTGAACAACTGCTCAAACAGGGGAGATTGTCGAGGGAGGACATCAATGCAACCTACAAGATTATAAAGAGGATCGAGGCTGAGGAGCTGGCTTTGGATGCTGCTGAAATGGTGGTGACTAGTACTAGGCAAGAGATTGAAGAGCAGTGGGGACTGTATGATGGGTTCGATCTCAAGTTGGAGAGGAAGCTCAGGGTTAGGAGACGCCGGGGAGTTAGTTGCCTTGGACGATACATGCCAAGAATGGTG GTTATACCGCCAGGCATGGACTTCAGCTATGTTACAGTGCAAGATACTGAAGGAGATGGAGATCTCAAATCCCTGATTGGTTCTGACAGAGCTCAAAGCAAAAGGAATCTCCCTCCAATATGGTCTGAG GTAATGCGATTTTTCACTAATCCTCACAAGCCCACTATACTTGCATTGTCTCGTCCTGACCCAAAGAAAAATGTCACTACATTGCTGAAGGCCTTTGGGGAATGCAAACCGCTTCGGGAGCTAGCCAACCTG GCACTGATACTTGGTAACAGAGATGACATTGAAGAAATGCCAAATAGCAGTTCGGTTGTTCTAACAACTGTGCTCAAGCTGATCGACAGGTATGATCTGTATGGTCAAGTGGCCTATCCTAAACATCACAAGCAATCAGATGTCCCTGACATATATCGTCTAGCTGCAAAAACAAAG ATTTCTAAAAGTGACACCCTATGGGGATTTCTTTTGAAGGGAGTGTTTATCAACCCAGCTCTTGTGGAACCTTTCGGTCTCACCATTATAGAG GCAGCTGCTTATGGTTTACCAGTGGTTGCCACCAGAAACGGAGGACCTGTGGACATTCTGAAG GCACTAAACAATGGCCTCCTAGTTGACCCACATGACCAGAAGGCCATAGAAGAAGCACTGCTGAAGCTTGTTGCAGATAAAAACCTCTGGTTGGAATGCAGAAAGAATGGCCTGAAGAACATCCACCGCTTTTCATGGCCAGAACACTGCCGAAACTACCTCTCCCATGTTGAACACTCCCGAAACCGCCACCCTACCACCCGCCTTCAGATCGTACCAATTCCTGAAGAACCAATGAGTGACTCTCTAAAAGACGTGGAGGACCTTTCTTTGAGATTCTCTGTAGACGGAGATTTCAAGCATAATAGTGAGCTTGATGCAGCAACTAGACAGAGGGAACTCATTGAAGCTATAACCAAAATGGCTTCATCCAATAGCAATGCTGGTGCTACTTACTGTCCTGGTAGGAGGCAGAGGCTGTTTGTAATAGCCGTGGACTGTTATGACCAGAATGGAGATGGTACTCAGACGTTTCAGGAAATTATAATGAGTGTCAAGAAAGCAGCAAGCTTAGGATTTGGCCAGGGTCGTGTAGGCTTCGTATTGTTAACTAGTTCCAGCTTACAAGAAACCGTGAAGGCATTTAAAGGGTGCCAAGTAAGCATAGAAGAATTTGATGCGGTGGTCTGCAAAAGTGGCAGTGAAATGTATTACCCATGGAGAGATTTGGCAGCTGATGCAGATTTTGAAAGTCATATCGAGTACAGATGGCCTGGAGAGAATGTGAGGTCCATGGTGCCAAGGCTGGCCATTTTAGAAGGTGGGGCTGAGGATGACATCACGGAGTATGGAGGATCAAGTAGCTCAAGGTGCTACTCTTATAATGTGAAACCAGGAGCCAAG ACTCGGCGAATCGATGACCTGCGCCAAAGGCTGCGGATGCGAGGCTTCCGATGCAACCTTTTCTACACTCGTGCAGCATCAAGGTTAAATGTTGTACCACTCTTTGCATCAAGAGTACAAGCACTGAG ATATCTTTCGGTCAGGTGGGGAACTGATTTATCCAAAGTGGTTATGTTTGTGGGGGAAAAAGGAGATACAGATAATGAAGACCTGCTGGCTGGTCTCCATAAGACACTAGTTTTAAGAGGATCCGTTGAGTATGGCAGTGAGAAGCTTCTTCATAGTGAAGATGGTTTCAGAAGAGATGATGTAGTCCCACAAGATAGCCCCAACATTGCCCTTGTAGAGAGCTATCAACCCCACGATATCTCAGCCACTCTTGAAGCTCTTAGGATAAAGGGACTTTAG